The sequence GGGGAAGAAATCATGGTGTTGTTATTAAAtgtaacattaaaatattactttttatattatttatgccATTAATAAAGTAATTCTAAACATACAAAAATTTATGTCCAATGTACTTTGGTGTGAAGAGACAAGAAACTACATTTGGAGgttcaaatgaatgaatgagcattCCACTTGGTGATTAAACTTACAGTATATTTGTCTATGGCTTTGTAATGGCTTTCAAAATTAATTGTAATAGCCGGGCCTTTGAGAGCATCGTGTTCCCTTACTGAATATGTCTAGCACAAAGACATACAGACAAATTATGCATCATGTCACCACAATTGAGTTATATTTCAAGCAGATGGACTCTGATAAACAGAAATGCAGATGGCTAACAACAGTCTGCAAGGACTTCAGTATTCCATGAAACCCCCATATCTCTTGGCCATCTCCGATGACTTTTCTGCATCGTTCTCCTCCTGTGCTGAGCGTTTAGGGAAGCTTCTGTAGAATCTAGGCTCCTCCCTCCAATCTGGCCTGCCCACTCGCCTCATGAACCCACCGTAGCGTTTCTGTAGTAGCCCAGCTTCACCCACTGTGTCATAACCTCTCCTCATAAATCCACCATATCGCTTAACCAAACTCTCTAAATCATCAACCCCTTTCTTTATTTTAAGGTTGTCCTTCATTGCAGCCTCCTCCCTCTCTCCGTCTTTTTCGACTTGATCGGCCAGCATCTTCATGTCGCTCGTGGACAGAATTGCTCTGCCTCGGTCAAAATCTTCCGGCTCCGGCCCGCTGAGCTCCGCTGCCTTCTTCATGAAGCCTCCGTAGCGTTTCATAAAACCTCCGTAGCGTTTCATGAATCCACCGTATCGCTTCATGAAGCCGCCATATCTTTTCTCATCCTGATGTTGCCCAGGTGTACTTGTGGTTTCCGTGGACACTTGTTCTGCCTCAGGAGTGCTTTCGGTGGTTTGCAGGAGATTTTGACACAAACCCCAAGAGCCATCGGTGTTAAAATTACCCTCACACTGTATCACACATTCCTGCCAAAACACAAGAACATCAGTGATCTAGTTAAAGGCAATATCTGACCATAGGTGCGAGTGG is a genomic window of Trichomycterus rosablanca isolate fTriRos1 chromosome 4, fTriRos1.hap1, whole genome shotgun sequence containing:
- the penkb gene encoding proenkephalin b, whose protein sequence is MKLWLVVGFHWALFVSACLARMVSANCGTDCAYCSLHLRLQQIHLNSIECVIQCEGNFNTDGSWGLCQNLLQTTESTPEAEQVSTETTSTPGQHQDEKRYGGFMKRYGGFMKRYGGFMKRYGGFMKKAAELSGPEPEDFDRGRAILSTSDMKMLADQVEKDGEREEAAMKDNLKIKKGVDDLESLVKRYGGFMRRGYDTVGEAGLLQKRYGGFMRRVGRPDWREEPRFYRSFPKRSAQEENDAEKSSEMAKRYGGFMEY